One genomic segment of Dysosmobacter sp. Marseille-Q4140 includes these proteins:
- a CDS encoding YdcF family protein: MRRQRDKARPLYRYDRYKGARRQRGQTVLTAAVVCAAVGLALVLLRGLGIRFSGFLLLALAAALTAGEYLRRWARRSRAGRRCRLVFRAALALVLIPLALIEIFVIHEGCKAPPEESAGAVIVLGAGVNGTEPSLSLKTRLDAALDYLTAHPDIPAVLTGGRGYGEEISEAQCMYDYLAARGVAAERLILEESASNTAENFALSRPLLEEAGVDPAADTVAVVTNDFHLARAGLLAARNGYGDTVGVGAALPWAHLEINYYLREAFAMVKSFLLD; this comes from the coding sequence GTGAGGAGGCAGAGGGATAAAGCCAGACCCCTGTACAGATATGACCGTTACAAGGGCGCCCGGCGCCAGCGGGGCCAGACTGTCCTGACCGCCGCAGTGGTATGCGCCGCGGTGGGGCTCGCCCTGGTGCTGCTGCGCGGCCTGGGTATCCGGTTTTCCGGCTTCCTGCTGCTGGCCTTGGCGGCGGCGCTGACGGCAGGGGAGTATCTCCGGCGCTGGGCCCGCCGGTCCAGAGCCGGCCGGCGGTGCCGGCTGGTCTTCCGGGCCGCCTTGGCGCTGGTGCTGATCCCCCTGGCGCTGATCGAGATCTTTGTGATCCATGAGGGGTGCAAGGCCCCGCCGGAGGAGAGCGCCGGCGCGGTGATCGTCCTGGGCGCCGGGGTCAACGGCACTGAGCCGTCGCTGTCCCTCAAGACCCGGCTGGATGCGGCACTGGACTATCTCACGGCCCACCCGGATATCCCGGCGGTTTTGACCGGCGGCCGGGGTTACGGGGAGGAGATCTCCGAGGCGCAGTGTATGTACGACTACCTGGCGGCCCGGGGCGTGGCGGCGGAGCGGCTCATTCTGGAGGAATCCGCCTCCAATACAGCGGAGAATTTCGCCCTCTCCAGGCCCCTTTTGGAGGAGGCGGGGGTGGACCCGGCCGCGGATACGGTGGCGGTGGTCACCAATGACTTCCACCTGGCCCGGGCGGGGCTTCTGGCCGCCCGGAACGGCTACGGCGACACTGTGGGCGTGGGCGCGGCGCTGCCCTGGGCCCATCTGGAGATCAACTACTACCTGCGGGAGGCCTTCGCCATGGTGAAGAGCTTCCTGCTGGACTGA
- a CDS encoding ABC-F family ATP-binding cassette domain-containing protein — MIEIQVNGLVKSFEVGHNVLDGLTFQIDQGERVGLLGRNGAGKTTLFKVLTGELESDEGTVTIGQGRRVGLISQIPVYPAGYTVEDVLRSAFSRLESLAEEMRSLERRMAAGESDAALLRRYGALGERFEAFGGYDTDVAVNKIANGLSIPAQMRQQLFDSLSGGEKTRVNLGRLILEDTDILLLDEPTNHLDLHATEWLEEYIRTFRGTVVTISHDRYFLDRTVTRVIEIQDGRAEFYSGNYSFYAVEKERRYQERMKQYEKEQAKIAQLEKAAEQLRLWAFQGMDKTYRRAISMERRIERMRTTSKPTKARKMDARFNAAEFHGDEVLSIRNLSKGFGDKRLFDGITLRVEGGERIGLIGDNGTGKSTLIKMIVGELYPDDGRIRTGPQVKEAYLPQVVEFDHPDWNLVENMMAAKRGLSAQSARNRLAAYDFRGEDVMKPVSVLSGGEQSRLRLCMLMDDEINFLILDEPTNHLDIDSREWIEEAVEAYDGTLLFVSHDRYFINRFATRIWEVSGGTITDYPMGFAQYRQVKAQEEAEKQETAKPVKEKTVTERPQRGNKAQQAARRQLTICERDIAKAEERIAALEADMEAAACDYEKLNELVQEKEAAQTELDALYERWEQLSEEAEG, encoded by the coding sequence ATGATTGAGATACAGGTAAACGGCCTGGTCAAGTCCTTTGAGGTGGGCCACAACGTGCTGGACGGCCTGACCTTCCAGATCGACCAGGGCGAGCGGGTGGGCCTGCTGGGCCGCAACGGCGCCGGCAAGACCACCTTGTTCAAGGTCCTCACCGGGGAGCTGGAGAGCGACGAGGGCACCGTCACCATCGGCCAGGGCCGCCGGGTGGGACTGATCTCCCAGATCCCGGTGTATCCGGCCGGCTACACGGTGGAGGATGTGCTGCGCTCCGCCTTTTCCCGGCTGGAGAGCCTGGCGGAGGAGATGCGCTCTCTGGAGCGGCGCATGGCGGCGGGGGAGAGCGATGCGGCCCTCCTGCGGCGCTACGGCGCCCTGGGCGAGCGGTTCGAGGCCTTCGGCGGGTACGATACCGACGTGGCGGTCAACAAGATCGCAAACGGATTGTCCATTCCCGCGCAGATGCGCCAGCAGCTCTTCGACAGCCTCTCCGGCGGGGAAAAGACCCGGGTGAACCTGGGACGGCTGATCCTGGAGGACACGGACATCCTCCTGCTGGACGAGCCCACCAACCACCTGGACCTCCACGCCACCGAGTGGCTGGAGGAGTACATCCGCACCTTCCGGGGCACGGTGGTCACCATCTCCCACGACCGCTATTTTCTCGACCGCACCGTCACCCGGGTCATCGAGATCCAGGACGGCAGAGCGGAGTTTTACAGCGGCAATTACAGCTTTTACGCCGTGGAGAAGGAGCGCCGCTACCAGGAGCGGATGAAGCAGTACGAGAAGGAGCAGGCCAAGATCGCCCAGCTGGAAAAGGCGGCGGAGCAGTTGCGCCTCTGGGCCTTCCAGGGCATGGACAAGACCTACCGCCGGGCCATCTCCATGGAACGGCGCATCGAGCGGATGCGGACCACCTCCAAGCCCACCAAGGCCCGGAAGATGGACGCCCGCTTCAACGCCGCCGAGTTCCACGGCGACGAGGTGCTCTCCATCCGGAACCTCTCCAAGGGCTTCGGGGACAAGCGTCTTTTCGACGGCATCACCCTCCGGGTGGAGGGCGGCGAGCGCATCGGCCTCATCGGGGACAACGGCACCGGCAAGTCCACCCTCATCAAGATGATCGTGGGGGAGCTGTACCCCGACGACGGCCGCATCCGCACCGGCCCCCAGGTGAAGGAGGCGTATCTGCCCCAGGTGGTGGAGTTCGACCACCCGGACTGGAACCTGGTGGAGAACATGATGGCCGCCAAGCGGGGCCTCTCCGCCCAGTCGGCCCGGAACCGGCTGGCGGCCTATGACTTCCGGGGAGAGGATGTGATGAAGCCCGTCTCCGTCCTCTCCGGCGGCGAGCAGAGCCGCCTGCGGCTGTGCATGCTGATGGACGACGAGATCAACTTTTTGATCCTGGACGAGCCCACCAACCATCTGGACATCGACTCCCGGGAGTGGATCGAGGAGGCGGTGGAGGCTTACGACGGCACACTGCTCTTCGTCTCCCACGACCGGTATTTCATCAACCGCTTCGCCACCCGCATCTGGGAGGTCTCCGGCGGCACCATCACCGACTATCCCATGGGCTTTGCCCAATACCGGCAGGTGAAGGCCCAGGAGGAGGCGGAAAAGCAGGAGACGGCAAAGCCTGTAAAGGAAAAGACCGTCACAGAGCGGCCCCAGCGGGGCAACAAGGCCCAGCAGGCCGCCCGGCGGCAGCTGACCATCTGCGAGCGGGACATCGCCAAGGCGGAGGAGCGGATCGCCGCCCTGGAGGCGGACATGGAGGCCGCCGCCTGCGACTATGAGAAGCTGAACGAACTGGTACAAGAGAAAGAGGCGGCTCAGACGGAGCTGGACGCCCTGTACGAAAGGTGGGAGCAGCTCAGTGAGGAGGCAGAGGGATAA
- a CDS encoding UDP-N-acetylmuramoyl-tripeptide--D-alanyl-D-alanine ligase, with amino-acid sequence MQPMTVQEIAAAVEGRWLNPAPQAPQVRAVCTDSRKVLKDSLFLPWVGERFDGHDFIDAALDAGAAGCLCARVPERLRADKFYIQVADTRLALRALASAYRDRFPIPFVQITGSVGKTTTKEMIAAVLGAKLRVLKTPENFNNDIGTPLTLLGLTAEHQAAVIETGMNHFGEIRYLGEMVRPDIAVISNIGDAHIENLGSRQGILEAKCEIFENLRPGGLAVLNGDDALLRGLELPFRVLRCGQTPDCDVRITEIADHGVAGITCTVTTPRDRYALTIPAPGEHMAYSASMAVAIAEELGLSREEIVRGVASYESAGSRMRVIRLPGNRLILDDCYNANPQSVTAALEILAKTECDRKVAVLGDMGELGNLTAQAHYNMGALAAMLGIDFVAAIGEKAAKIADGAAQSGGTTLHFATKEEAVHELTRQLEENTAMLIKASHAMHFEKLVERLRKTYD; translated from the coding sequence TCAAGGACAGTCTGTTCCTGCCCTGGGTGGGGGAGCGGTTCGACGGCCACGACTTCATCGACGCCGCGCTGGATGCCGGCGCCGCCGGATGCCTGTGCGCCCGGGTGCCCGAGCGGCTGCGGGCGGATAAGTTTTATATCCAGGTGGCGGATACGCGCCTGGCCCTGCGGGCCCTGGCCTCCGCCTACCGGGACCGGTTCCCCATCCCCTTTGTGCAGATCACCGGCTCCGTGGGAAAGACCACCACCAAGGAGATGATCGCCGCCGTGCTGGGGGCGAAGCTCCGGGTGCTGAAAACGCCGGAGAACTTCAACAACGACATCGGCACCCCCCTGACCCTGCTGGGCCTGACGGCGGAGCATCAGGCGGCGGTGATCGAGACCGGCATGAACCACTTCGGGGAGATCCGGTATCTGGGCGAGATGGTGCGGCCTGACATCGCCGTCATCTCCAACATCGGAGACGCCCACATCGAAAATCTGGGCAGCCGCCAGGGGATCCTGGAGGCCAAGTGCGAGATCTTTGAAAATCTCCGGCCCGGAGGGCTGGCCGTTCTCAATGGAGACGACGCCCTGCTGCGGGGCCTGGAGCTGCCCTTCCGCGTGCTGCGCTGCGGCCAGACCCCGGACTGCGACGTGCGGATCACGGAGATCGCGGACCACGGCGTGGCGGGCATCACCTGCACCGTCACCACTCCCCGGGACCGCTATGCTCTGACCATTCCCGCTCCCGGCGAGCACATGGCCTACTCCGCCTCCATGGCGGTGGCCATTGCCGAGGAGCTGGGGCTGAGCCGGGAGGAGATTGTCCGGGGCGTGGCGTCCTATGAGAGCGCCGGGTCCCGGATGCGGGTGATCCGCCTGCCGGGCAACCGGCTGATCCTGGACGACTGCTACAATGCCAATCCCCAGTCTGTCACCGCGGCACTGGAGATCCTTGCCAAGACCGAGTGTGACCGGAAGGTGGCCGTGCTGGGCGATATGGGCGAGCTGGGGAACCTGACCGCCCAGGCCCACTACAACATGGGGGCTCTCGCGGCCATGCTGGGCATTGACTTTGTGGCCGCCATCGGGGAAAAGGCCGCCAAGATCGCCGACGGCGCCGCCCAGAGCGGCGGCACCACGCTGCATTTCGCTACCAAGGAGGAGGCCGTCCACGAGCTGACGCGCCAGCTGGAGGAGAACACCGCCATGCTGATCAAGGCGTCTCATGCCATGCACTTCGAGAAGCTGGTGGAGCGGCTGCGAAAGACGTATGATTGA